A window from Equus caballus isolate H_3958 breed thoroughbred chromosome 8, TB-T2T, whole genome shotgun sequence encodes these proteins:
- the PPP1CC gene encoding serine/threonine-protein phosphatase PP1-gamma catalytic subunit gives MADIDKLNIDSIIQRLLEVRGSKPGKNVQLQENEIRGLCLKSREIFLSQPILLELEAPLKICGDIHGQYYDLLRLFEYGGFPPESNYLFLGDYVDRGKQSLETICLLLAYKIKYPENFFLLRGNHECASINRIYGFYDECKRRYNIKLWKTFTDCFNCLPIAAIVDEKIFCCHGGLSPDLQSMEQIRRIMRPTDVPDQGLLCDLLWSDPDKDVLGWGENDRGVSFTFGAEVVAKFLHKHDLDLICRAHQVVEDGYEFFAKRQLVTLFSAPNYCGEFDNAGAMMSVDETLMCSFQILKPAEKKKPNATRPVTPPRVTSGLNSTIQKASNYRNNTVLYE, from the exons ATGGCGGATATCGATAAACTCAACATCGACAGCATCATCCAACGGCTGCTGGAAG TGAGGGGGTCCAAGCCTGGTAAGAATGTCCAGCTCCAGGAGAATGAAATCAGAGGACTGTGCTTAAAGTCTCGAGAGATCTTTCTCAGTCAGCCTATCCTACTAGAACTGGAAGCGCCACTCAAAATATGTG GTGATATCCATGGGCAATACTATGATTTGCTTCGACTTTTTGAGTACGGTGGTTTCCCACCAGAGAGCAACTACCTGTTTCTTGGGGACTATGTGGACAGGGGGAAGCAGTCGTTGGAGACTATCTGCCTCTTACTGGCTTACAAAATCAAATAtcctgagaatttttttcttctcagaggAAACCATGAATGTGCCAGCATCAATAGAATTTATGGATTTTATGATGAAT gtaaaagaagatataacattaaACTATGGAAAACTTTCACAGACTGCTTTAACTGTTTACCGATAGCAGCCATCGTAGATGAGAAAATATTCTGCTGTCATGGAG gTTTATCACCAGATCTTCAATCTATGGAGCAGATTCGGCGAATTATGCGACCAACTGATGTACCAGATCAAGGTCTTCTTTGTGATCTTTTGTGGTCTGACCCCGATAAAGATGTCTTAGGCTGGGGTGAAAATGACAGAGGAGTGTCCTTCACATTTGGTGCAGAAGTGGTTGCAAAATTTCTCCATAAGCATGATTTGGATCTTATATGTAGAGCCCATCAG GTGGTTGAAGATGGATACGAATTTTTTGCAAAGAGGCAATTGGTCACTCTGTTTTCTGCACCCAATTATTGTGGCGAGTTTGACAATGCAGGTGCCATGATGAGTGTGGACGAAACGCTAATGTGTTCTTTTCAG ATTTTAAAGCCTGCGGAGAAAAAGAAGCCAAATGCCACGAGACCTGTAACACCTCCAAGGG TTACATCAGGCCTGAACTCGACCATTCAGAAAGCTTCAAATTATAGAAACAATACTGTTCTATACGAGTGA